A genomic stretch from Schistosoma haematobium chromosome 2, whole genome shotgun sequence includes:
- the SRSF2 gene encoding Serine arginine-rich splicing factor 2 (EggNog:ENOG410VICW~COG:A), protein MNRYGRSPPRIDGMVSLKVDNLAYRTTIDDLRRVFSRFGEVGDIYIPRDPYTFESRGFAFVRYCTDREADCAIRGMDGHKVDGREVRVQRAKYGRPTPNRRRRSVTPRRNGRRSRSFSSGRDRRSPRRMNDRYRLPSSPRHYSRSLSRERR, encoded by the exons ATGAACAGGTACGGTCGATCTCCACCGAGAATCGATGGAATGGTATCGTTGAAAGTTGATAACTTGGCATACAGAACAACTATTGATGACTTGCGAAGAGTTTTCAGCCGATTTGGCGAAGTTG GTGATATCTACATACCTAGAGATCCCTACACTTTCGAGAGTCGAGGATTTGCTTTCGTTCGATACTGCACTGACCGCGAGGCTGACTGTGCCATACGCGGTATGGATGGCCATAAGGTTGATGGGAGAGAAGTCCGAGTCCAAAGAGCAAAATATGGTCGACCAACTCCAAACCGTCGAAG ACGATCGGTTACTCCACGACGTAATGGACGGCGTTCTCGTTCTTTCTCGTCTGGTCGTGACAGGCGGTCACCACGTAGAATGAACGATCGATATCGTCTTCCTTCTTCTCCCCGACATTATAGTCGGTCGTTATCAAGAGAACGACGTTGA